From the Drosophila suzukii chromosome 2 unlocalized genomic scaffold, CBGP_Dsuzu_IsoJpt1.0 scf_2c, whole genome shotgun sequence genome, one window contains:
- the LOC139354405 gene encoding myb-like protein Q yields MKSNEMDRINMLENTFKPITKPLNVIAENFLKKNKKANKYNNNNNNNNNNNNNKRELIKYDDHQHRGLQEGEQQQQQQQQQQQKQQQHVEMLKHKRRYSPKRVMRRRLDNTDNTNNDLEIKVCLQHKQQQQQQQQQQQQNLTPRRIEDTSIGMIRMN; encoded by the exons ATGAAGTCGAATGAAATGGATCGAATTAATATGCTGGAAAATACCTTTAAACCAATTACAAAACCTTTGAATGTGATTGCggaaaattttctaaaaaagaacaagaaggcaaacaaatacaacaacaacaacaacaacaacaacaacaacaacaataataagcGTGAACTGATAAAATATGATGATCATCAGCATCGAGGTCTTCAAGAAGGagaacaacagcagcagcagcaacaacaacaacaacaaaaacaacaacaacatgttGAAATGCTTAAACACAAAAGACGATACTCTCCAAAGAGGGTTATGCGAAGAAGACTAGATAACACCGACAACACAAACAACGATTTGGAGATAAAA GTTTGCTTACAAcacaaacagcagcagcagcagcagcagcagcagcaacaacaaaatcttACTCCAAGGAGGATAGAGGATACAAGTATTGGGATGATCCGAATGAATTAA
- the LOC139354404 gene encoding uncharacterized protein: MDMQVMDDLVTIQLLYSVPEEYEHFRVAIETQDNIPEPEVLKTKMMEEYEARKRNNIELDHDAMFTRKNYKFPPNANTNFKFKCFNCEKIGHRAKDCKGGNQKESECNGEPKSNSAVAMQVFADEGQSCLDSGATSHMCFQKEIFENIKSESLNLKLANDASAPVVGSEKVLLETSIVTARIVT, translated from the coding sequence ATGGACATGCAAGTAATGGATGATCTCGTGACGATCCAGCTGCTGTACAGTGTTCCTGAGGAATACGAACACTTTAGAGTCGCCATTGAAACACAGGACAATATACCTGAACCAGAAGTGTTGAAAACCAAAATGATGGAAGAATATGAGGCGCGTAAAAGGAACAACATTGAATTGGATCACGATGCCATGTTTACGcggaaaaattataaattccCTCCAAATGCCAATACAAACTTTAAATTCAAGTGCTTCAATTGCGAGAAAATAGGGCACAGGGCCAAAGATTGTAAGGGAGGCAATCAAAAAGAGAGTGAATGCAACGGCGAACCGAAAAGTAACAGTGCGGTCGCCATGCAGGTGTTTGCAGACGAAGGACAGTCGTGTCTCGATTCAGGTGCAACATCGCACATGTGCTTTCAAAAGGAGATATTCGAAAACATTAAAAGTGAATCGCTAAACCTAAAATTAGCAAACGATGCATCCGCTCCAGTTGTCGGCAGTGAAAAAGTACTCCTTGAAACTTCGATCGTGACGGCAAGGATCGTTACTTAG
- the LOC139354403 gene encoding uncharacterized protein: MEFNQFSDCIALHEEVEGYVDPEIDNAVYEEKYLRASAILKERSNDLQPGTSTSSASGSNGLHSNNDAILNLLQQNQQLLERLAVSQSIPNRPDHVGDDVTLASSRNSVLIANSNLSELPKIQIKRFFGNYTEGPSFQDIYESTIYNKRHLSNTQKFHHLKTLLVDEAANLVRHLAITGTAYNAAWERLKERYNRPWHIVNSFLEQFMSLPATTRIDATVLRKVSDGANEIIRGLDMVNQTGRDCWIIYLALEKLDADTRRRWIERSMETDSPTLEELFKFLGFRCEELELSKRELATGSNSTKHPEKRKRITQSMVAVESGGCTKCSSTEHTLYGCQPFLDMSGLQRRSFVKEKSLCYNCLRPGHGVNRCKSTYK; this comes from the coding sequence ATGGAGTTCAACCAGTTTAGCGATTGCATTGCGCTTCACGAGGAAGTGGAAGGCTATGTCGATCCGGAGATCGACAATGCGGTCTACGAAGAAAAATACCTAAGGGCAAGCGCTATTCTCAAGGAAAGGAGTAATGATCTACAACCGGGGACATCTACAAGCAGTGCGAGTGGCAGCAACGGGCTACATTCAAACAATGATGCAATCTTGAACTTGCTGCAACAAAACCAACAACTATTGGAGCGACTTGCTGTAAGTCAGAGCATACCGAACAGGCCTGATCATGTTGGTGATGACGTCACATTAGCGAGTTCTCGGAACTCGGTACTCATAGCGAATTCAAATCTGAGCGAATTGcctaaaattcaaatcaaacgGTTCTTTGGCAACTATACAGAGGGACCATCCTTTCAAGACATATATGAAAGCACAATTTATAACAAACGGCATTTGTCCAACACCCAGAAGTTCCATCACTTAAAAACACTTCTCGTTGATGAAGCTGCCAACTTGGTTCGACACTTGGCAATTACGGGCACGGCTTACAACGCTGCATGGGAACGTCTTAAGGAAAGATACAATCGTCCATGGCACATTGTAAACTCGTTTTTGGAACAGTTTATGAGCCTGCCAGCAACTACAAGGATCGATGCAACTGTTCTACGGAAGGTTTCGGACGGAGCAAACGAAATTATTCGTGGATTGGATATGGTGAATCAGACCGGACGCGATTGTTGGATCATCTATCTAGCCCTAGAGAAACTTGACGCTGACACACGGCGCAGGTGGATTGAGCGCAGCATGGAGACAGATTCACCCACTCTAGAGGAGCTCTTCAAGTTTCTCGGTTTTCGCTGCGAGGAACTGGAGCTGAGTAAAAGGGAGCTTGCGACTGGAAGCAATTCAACAAAACATCCTGAAAAACGAAAAAGGATCACACAATCGATGGTTGCGGTTGAAAGTGGTGGCTGCACCAAATGTAGTTCTACAGAACACACTCTATATGGCTGTCAGCCGTTTCTGGATATGTCTGGACTGCAGAGGCGATCATTTGTGAAAGAGAAATCACTATGCTACAACTGCTTGCGACCTGGTCATGGGGTCAACAGGTGCAAGTCAACATACAAGTAA